A genome region from Diorhabda carinulata isolate Delta chromosome 2, icDioCari1.1, whole genome shotgun sequence includes the following:
- the LOC130890864 gene encoding DNA polymerase delta subunit 2: protein MPENKGAQKMLERATVKYENTSNKFSEHPEDFNRQYCSIYLARLRDMETLIRERIKNEWGSQYAVIKLHKLAEENKDKCIVIGTIFKDQKLKPSILKELSEANQLVAEVGPILDNDLSDDSDKLFIEDEVQRYQIEGVPIKEVVTGITIALLGTDAGNGKFKAEDYVFPGYREQIERPLFIEDTYVVFLSGLDLISYEKIICNLGLFTFWLTGMLGDTESVSKVVRVIIAGNSIRVTGEKRKPTISLISRVSESTETIEAVNSFDNFLSQLCALVEVDVMPGEHDPSNQILPQKQMHPCMFPNSSMYKSLNLVPNPYSCSLDNLNILGSSGQPVQHIIWYSENNSPIKALEKCLEWGHLAPTAPDTLGCYPYYKNDPFIIEKCPHVFFAGNQDEFATEMVTGDQGQKVRLISIPKFCNTFQAVLLNLKNLDCVSMVFDKS from the exons atgCCAGAAAACAAAGGTGCCCAAAAAATGTTAGAGAGAGCGActgttaaatatgaaaatacttcaaataaatTCTCCGAACATCCAGAGGATTTTAACCGACAATATTGTAGCATATACTTAGCCCGTCTTCGGGATATGGAAACGCTCATTCGTGAACGTATTAAAAATGAATGGGGTAGTCAATACGCTGTTATTAAACTTCACAAATTAGCTGAAGAGAACAAAGATAAATGTATAGTTATAGGAACTATTTTCAAAGATCAGAAATTGAAACCTTCGATATTAAAAGAATTATCAGAAGCCAATCAACTTGTAGCAGAAGTTGGTCCTATTCTTGATAACGATTTAAGTGATGATTCTGATAAACTATTTATAGAAGATGAAGTTCAGAGATATCAAATAGAAG gtGTTCCAATAAAAGAAGTAGTCACTGGTATAACAATTGCTCTCTTAGGTACTGATGCAggaaatggaaaattcaaagCAGAAGATTACGTATTTCCTGGTTACAGGGAACAAATAGAAAGACCACTATTTATAGAAGATACTTATGTTGTGTTTTTAAGCGGACTAGATTTAATTAgctatgaaaaaataatttgcaacTTAGGTTTATTTACGTTTTGGTTAACTGGAATGTTGGGGGATACAGAATCTGTTTCAAAAGTTGTTAGAGTGATTATTGCCGGTAATAGTATAAGAGTAACGGGTGAAAAAAGGAAACCTACCATCTCATTAATTAGTAGGGTATCAGAATCAACTGAAACTATTGAGGCTGTTAACtcgtttgataattttttgtctcAACTTTGTGCGTTAGTAGAG GTTGATGTAATGCCTGGAGAACATGATCCTTCGAATCAAATTTTACCCCAAAAACAGATGCATCCTTGCATGTTTCCTAACTCGAGCATGTACAAATCCCTTAATTTAGTGCCAAATCCTTATTCCTGTTCTCtagataatttgaatatattaggAAGTTCAGGACAACCAGTACAACATATAATCTGGTATTCGGAAAATAATTCTCCAATCAAAGCTttagaaaaatgtttagaaTGGGGACATTTGGCACCGACAGCTCCAGATACTCTTGGGTGTTATCCTTATTACAAAAACGATCCTTTTATCATTGAGAAATGTCCGCACGTGTTTTTTGCTGGGAATCAAGATGAATTTGCTACTGAAATGGTCACAG gaGATCAAGGACAAAAAGTTAGGTTAATAAGCATTCCAAAGTTTTGTAATACTTTTCAAGCGGTATTACTCAATTTAAAGAATCTTGATTGTGTTTCCATGGTTTTTGATAAgagttaa